A window of Veillonellales bacterium contains these coding sequences:
- a CDS encoding LysR family transcriptional regulator, which translates to MYNVDWLILKTISEEKNITKAAERLYITQPAVTRRLKNMENEFKANLVLRTPGGIILTPQGEELLAYAKKTLLEFKHVKERIQSMENKVQGSLFLGVSSDLSHYELPEILKNFLQIYPDAEVSLKTGRSQKVLRMLQKDEISLAILNGDHHWDGEKCLLREDPICLVSSKPITLKDLPYSPRIVASSSMQSQIDEWWHQTFYCSPVATMEVDSIDSCRQMVLHGLGWAILPSIGLKQYDKVFSKNLYWEDGTPLVRRTWLMYRSSYLQLPIVCAFAEHVKKHFQAAV; encoded by the coding sequence ATGTATAATGTAGATTGGCTTATTTTGAAAACAATATCAGAAGAAAAAAACATTACTAAAGCGGCTGAACGTTTGTATATTACCCAACCTGCAGTTACACGCCGCTTGAAAAATATGGAGAATGAGTTTAAGGCGAACCTTGTCCTAAGAACTCCCGGCGGCATAATACTTACCCCTCAAGGAGAAGAACTGCTGGCTTATGCCAAGAAAACATTGCTAGAATTTAAACATGTTAAGGAACGTATCCAAAGTATGGAGAATAAAGTACAAGGTTCCTTATTTTTAGGTGTCTCTTCCGACTTGTCCCATTATGAACTGCCGGAAATACTAAAAAACTTTCTGCAAATTTATCCTGATGCCGAAGTTTCTCTCAAAACCGGACGCAGCCAAAAAGTACTCCGCATGCTGCAAAAAGATGAAATTAGCTTGGCAATTCTAAACGGCGATCACCACTGGGATGGAGAAAAATGCTTGTTGAGAGAAGATCCTATTTGCCTGGTATCCAGTAAACCCATTACACTCAAAGATTTGCCCTATAGCCCGCGGATTGTAGCTAGTTCATCTATGCAGAGTCAAATAGATGAATGGTGGCACCAAACATTTTATTGTTCACCAGTTGCCACCATGGAAGTTGATAGCATTGATAGCTGCCGCCAAATGGTATTGCACGGTCTTGGCTGGGCCATTCTGCCTTCTATCGGTTTAAAACAGTATGATAAAGTGTTTAGCAAAAATTTGTATTGGGAAGATGGCACACCGCTGGTCCGGCGCACATGGCTGATGTACCGTAGTTCATACCTGCAGTTACCAATTGTTTGCGCCTTTGCAGAGCATGTAAAAAAGCACTTTCAAGCAGCTGTATAA